A genomic region of Pararge aegeria chromosome 11, ilParAegt1.1, whole genome shotgun sequence contains the following coding sequences:
- the LOC120627225 gene encoding multidrug resistance-associated protein 1 isoform X2 — protein sequence MSYNSSLDDFCGSEFWDSNLTWYTENPKFTPCLEKTVLVWIPCLYLWVAAFLDGYYIINSKERNIPWNILNISKLLVTCLLILLKFVDLGVTVHKSSKEEEDVFNADYYAPTVKILTFILSATLLYYNRKYGMRASGVLFFFWLLLIFAGLPQLRSEIVSHYTLKEDENVQYNFVSYMIYYSLIILMFVLNCFADLPPRDTPYKFEKNQCPESASGFPSRLTFSWFDPLALTGFRRSLTESDLWALNPPDSSKEVVPKFDKFWERTLKKRENANGTKATYSKNSASVNFKPEKERKPASILPALCLAFGGQFIFGALLKLINDILMFLSPQILKLLIRFVESKEPLWKGYLYAVGLIACATAQTMLLAHYFTRMYLVGMRIRTALTSAIYRKSLCISNSARKESTVGEIVNLMSVDAQRFVELTAYLNMIWSAPLQIALALYFLWGILGPSVLAGLAVMIVLIPVNGLIANRVKTLQIRQMKYKDERVKLMNEVLNGIKVLKMYAWEPSFEEQILKIRNKEMNVLKQTAYLNSATSFIWSCAPFLVSLMSFGCFVLVNDHEVLDSKRAFVALSLFNILRFPLSMLPNVISNVVQTAVGIKRLNKFMNCEELNVESVEHDPKEPNPLVIENGHFTWGDESQPTLKNINIHIPRGSLVAVVGAVGSGKSSLLSALLGEMNKISGRVNTTGSVAYVSQQAWIQNATLQDNIIFGKPLEKSKYNNVINVCALKPDFEVLPGGDQTEIGEKGINLSGGQKQRVSLARAVYFDAENYYLDDPLSAVDSHVGKHIFDKVIGPSGLLKDKTRVWVTHNVSYLAQTDHILVLRDGEVSEAGTYQQLLEKKGAFAEFLLHHLSDAERTSPEELDEIKQELESKLGSEFQNKLQRARSLSESTSESEQPAAGDRSGSVKRRTPDATTPNDLKEKNKLIDAEKMETGSVKWSVYKHYLTSVGVAASAITILMNLVLQLFQVGSNYWLAKWSNDAEMMVNGTVDKSRRDLYLGVYGGLGVGQVVSVSVSSLALYLGTLAAARVLHATLLAGVLRAPSIGFFDCTPVGRVLNRFSKDVDVLDNVLPMTLRGWTSCFFAVLGTLFVISFSTPIFVAVILPVGIVYYVIQRFYVATSRQLKRLESVSRSPIYSHFGESITGASTIRAYGVTQRFIEESERGVDHNQSCYYPSCIANRWLAVRLEMMGNLIIFFAALFCVLGRDTISPGLVGLSVSYALQITQTLNWLVRMTSEVETNIVAVERIKEYAETKQEAPWTVGSGPGSTWPETGALQLERLSLGYREGEPALRDLTCAVAPRDKLGIVGRTGAGKSTLTLGLFRIVEAMSGKILIDGIDISTIGLHQLRSRITIIPQDPVLFSGTLRMNLDPFGVYTDDEIWRSLEHAHLKTFVQGLQAGLLHEISEGGENLSVGQRQLVCLARALLRKTPLLVLDEATAAVDLETDELIQKTIRSEFASCTVLTIAHRLNTIMDSTRVMVLDRGQLVEFAPPQQLLQDKNSIFYGMAKDAGLVN from the exons ATATTATCAGCAACGTTATTATACTATAACAGAAAATATGGTATGAGAGCGTCGGGTGTGCTATTTTTCTTTTggttacttttaatatttgcGGGGTTACCGCAACTTAGATCTGAAATAGTATCACATTATACACTCAAAGAAGACGAGAATGTACAGTACAATTTTGTTAGTTACATGATATACTACTCTCTGATAATATTGATGTTTGTATTAAATTGCTTCGCTGACTTACCGCCGAGGGATACGCCGTATAAATTTGAGAag AATCAATGCCCGGAAAGCGCGTCTGGGTTTCCGAGTCGCCTGACATTCAGCTGGTTCGATCCGTTGGCTCTCACCGGGTTCCGTAGAAGTTTGACGGAAAGCGATTTATGGGCGCTCAATCCACCAGATTCCTCGAAAGAAGTCGTGCCAAAGTTTGACAAATTTTGGGAGAGAACACTCAAGAAAAGAGAGAA CGCCAATGGCACAAAAGCAACGTACAGTAAAAACTCGGCGAGTGTTAACTTCAAACCCGAGAAGGAAAGGAAGCCGGCGTCAATTCTGCCAGCGCTATGTCTAGCGTTTGGCGGACAATTTATTTTTGGCGCGCTTCTCAAACTTATCAACGACATACTTATGTTCCTGTCGCCTCAGATACTTAA aCTTTTAATAAGATTCGTCGAAAGCAAAGAACCATTATGGAAGGGCTATCTCTACGCTGTTGGTCTTATAGCGTGTGCAACAGCCCAAACCATGTTGCTGGCTCATTACTTCACGAGAATGTACCTCGTGGGTATGAGAATACGTACTGCCCTAACAAGTGCCATATACAGAAAATCTCTTTGTATATCGAATTCGGCGAGAAAAGAATCTACAGTGGGGGAAATTGTTAACTTGATGTCCGTAGATGCACAAAG gtTCGTAGAGTTGACAGCGTACTTGAATATGATATGGTCAGCGCCCCTCCAAATTGCTTTGGCTTTGTACTTCTTATGGGGAATTTTAGGCCCCTCCGTTCTAGCGGGTTTAGCTGTGATGATAGTACTTATACCGGTTAACGGACTTATTGCCAATAGAGTGAAAACACTACAAATCAGACAAATGAAGTACAAAGATGAACGTGTGAAGTTAATGAATGAAGTACTTAATGGAATTAAG gtttTAAAAATGTACGCATGGGAGCCGAGTTTCGAGGAGCAAATACTCAAAATACGTAACAAAGAGatgaatgtgttaaaacaaacTGCGTATCTCAACTCAGCTACCTCATTCATATGGTCTTGCGCACCATTTTTG GTGTCGCTGATGTCATTTGGGTGCTTTGTATTGGTGAATGATCACGAAGTGCTGGACTCTAAGCGAGCCTTCGTTGCGTTGTCTCTTTTCAACATACTACGTTTTCCACTATCTATGCTGCCTAACGTTATATCGAATGTAGTACAA aCAGCAGTCGGTATAAAACGATTAAACAAATTCATGAATTGTGAGGAACTAAATGTGGAATCCGTGGAACATGATCCAAAAGAAC CAAATCCACTGGTGATTGAGAACGGTCACTTCACCTGGGGTGATGAATCGCAGCCTACCCTGAAGAACATCAACATACACATTCCCCGAGGAAGTCTCGTGGCCGTCGTGGGAGCAGTAGGCTCCGGCAAGAGCTCACTGCTTTCCGCTCTGCTTGGagaaatgaacaaaatctcTGGACGCGTTAATACTACAG GGAGTGTCGCTTACGTATCGCAGCAAGCATGGATTCAGAACGCAACACTGCAAGACAACATAATATTCGGCAAGcctttggaaaagagcaaatatAACAACGTGATCAACGTATGTGCGCTCAAACCGGACTTTGAGGTGTTGCCCGGAGGTGATCAAACTGAAATTGGGGAAAAAG GTATCAATTTATCGGGTGGTCAGAAGCAGCGGGTGTCGCTTGCCCGCGCGGTCTATTTTGACGCGGAAAATTACTACCTTGACGATCCGCTCAGTGCTGTGGACTCACACGTCGGAAAGCATATATTTGACAAG GTGATTGGTCCAAGCGGATTATTAAAAGACAAAACACGCGTCTGGGTGACACACAACGTGTCATATCTTGCTCAAACTGATCACATATTAGTGCTGCGAGATGGAGAAGTTTCAGAAGCAGGCACCTACCAACAACTTCTGGAGAAGAAAGGCGCCTTTGCCGAGTTCCTTCTACACCACTTGAGTGACGCTGAACGAACGTCTCCTGAAG AATTGGATGAAATAAAACAGGAATTGGAAAGTAAACTCGGCTCCGAGTTCCAAAACAAACTTCAGAGAGCTCGATCATTATCTGAAAGCACATCAGAGTCTGAACAACCAGCTGccg GTGACCGAAGTGGCAGCGTAAAGAGACGCACACCGGACGCTACAACTCCTAACGACCTAAAAGAGAAAAACAAACTTATTGATGCTGAAAAAATGGAAACTGGTAGT GTGAAATGGAGCGTTTACAAGCACTATCTGACGTCGGTAGGCGTGGCCGCGTCCGCTATCACGATACTTATGAATTTGGTTCTGCAGCTCTTCCAAGTCGGCTCCAACTACTGGCTAGCGAAGTGGTCGAATGATGCTGAAATG ATGGTGAATGGCACGGTTGACAAAAGCAGAAGAGATCTGTACCTCGGTGTATACGGAGGTCTCGGCGTTGGACAAG TGGTGTCGGTGTCGGTGTCGTCGCTGGCGCTGTACCTGGGCACGCTGGCGGCGGCGCGCGTCCTGCACGCGACTCTATTGGCGGGCGTGCTACGCGCGCCCAGCATCGGCTTCTTCGACTGCACGCCCGTTGGCCGCGTGCTCAACCGCTTCAGCAAGGATGTCGACGTGCTAGACAACGTGCTGCCGATGACGCTCCGCGGTTGGACCTCCTGCTTCTTTGCG GTCTTGGGAACGCTATTCGTGATAAGTTTCTCGACGCCAATATTTGTTGCTGTCATCCTGCCGGTTGGAATAGTATACTATGTAATTCAGCGGTTTTACGTAGCCACTTCGAGACAGTTGAAGCGACTTGAGTCTGTTTCTCGGTCGCCCATTTACTCGCACTTTGGAGAGAGTATTACTGGGGCATCCACTATTCGAGCATATGGAGTGACACAAAG ATTCATAGAAGAGTCGGAGCGCGGTGTGGACCACAACCAATCGTGCTACTACCCGAGTTGCATCGCCAACCGATGGTTAGCCGTGCGGCTCGAGATGATGGGCAACCTTATCATATTCTTCGCGGCATTGTTTTGCGTGCTGGGCCGAGACACCATCAGCCCTGGTCTTGTGGGCTTATCTGTCAGTTACGCCTTGCAG ATTACACAAACATTAAATTGGCTCGTTCGAATGACTTCAGAAGTGGAGACCAATATAGTAGCCGTTGAAAGAATAAAGGAATACGCGGAAACCAAACAG GAGGCGCCGTGGACGGTAGGATCGGGACCGGGTTCGACGTGGCCGGAGACTGGCGCACTTCAACTGGAGCGGTTATCGCTGGGCTACCGCGAGGGTGAACCCGCCCTCCGCGACCTCACGTGCGCCGTGGCCCCACGCGACAAGCTTGGCATTGTGGGCCGCACTGGCGCCGGCAAGTCGACATTGACGCTCGGACTTTTTAG GATAGTAGAAGCTATGAGCGGCAAGATCCTAATCGACGGCATCGACATATCCACGATCGGTCTGCACCAGCTGCGCTCGCGCATCACAATCATCCCTCAGGATCCTGTGCTGTTCTCGGGCACACTTCGTATGAACCTGGATCCGTTTGGCGTCTACACAGATGACGAAATCTGGCGCTCCTTGGAGCATGCACATCTTAAAACCTTCGTGCAAG GCCTTCAAGCAGGTCTTCTGCATGAGATATCCGAAGGAGGTGAAAACTTATCAGTAGGACAGAGACAGCTGGTTTGTTTGGCGCGTGCGCTGCTCCGAAAGACTCCACTTCTAGTACTGGATGAAGCCACCGCAGCTGTCGACTTGGAGACGGATGAGCTCATTCAG AAAACGATCAGATCCGAGTTCGCGTCCTGCACGGTGCTGACTATCGCGCACAGACTCAACACAATCATGGATTCCACACGCGTTATGGTGCTGGACCGCGGACAGCTCGTGGAGTTTGCACCACCACAGCAGCTACTGCAAGACAAGAACTCCATCTTCTACGGCATGGCCAAAGACGCCGGCCTCGTCAACTAA